One genomic segment of Acetobacter oryzoeni includes these proteins:
- a CDS encoding FitA-like ribbon-helix-helix domain-containing protein, giving the protein MSSVVIRNLPEETHRALKAQAMLHGRSTEAEIRTILEAAVRPSHRVRLGSLLASIGREAGVREQDVTTLQVRDQTPAAPMSFE; this is encoded by the coding sequence ATGTCCTCTGTGGTTATTCGCAATCTTCCGGAAGAGACGCATCGGGCGCTGAAGGCGCAGGCCATGCTGCATGGACGCAGCACGGAAGCGGAGATCCGGACCATTCTGGAAGCGGCCGTCCGGCCCTCGCATCGGGTGCGGCTGGGGTCGCTTCTGGCGTCCATCGGTCGTGAGGCCGGTGTGCGTGAACAGGATGTCACGACCTTGCAGGTTCGCGATCAGACCCCGGCCGCGCCGATGTCCTTCGAATGA
- a CDS encoding type II toxin-antitoxin system VapC family toxin, producing MILLDTNVISEPWKPAPEPRVLAWIDAQAIETLFLSAVTVAELRFGIGAMPVGRRRSVLHERLEQQVLPLFEGRVLSFDLAASQAYAELMVRARSEGRAIGKADGYIAATAASRSYVVASRDVSPFEAAGVRVLNPWTDV from the coding sequence ATGATCCTGCTTGATACCAATGTGATCTCCGAGCCGTGGAAGCCTGCTCCTGAACCGCGTGTCCTGGCGTGGATTGATGCGCAGGCGATCGAGACGCTTTTTCTGTCTGCCGTCACGGTAGCGGAATTGCGTTTCGGGATCGGGGCGATGCCGGTCGGTCGGCGGCGTTCGGTGCTTCATGAGCGGCTGGAGCAGCAGGTTCTGCCTCTCTTCGAAGGGCGTGTCCTGTCGTTCGATCTGGCAGCGTCACAGGCTTATGCCGAGCTGATGGTGCGGGCCAGATCTGAAGGACGTGCGATCGGCAAGGCGGATGGATATATTGCCGCGACCGCCGCGTCCCGCAGTTATGTCGTGGCCAGTCGTGATGTGTCGCCTTTCGAGGCGGCTGGTGTGCGGGTTCTCAATCCGTGGACGGATGTCTGA
- a CDS encoding Hint domain-containing protein, translating to MADNVTTVSTNTSWTNYNGGGTQSTDTPPDNATAGLGTGPTLNVTNGALLEISGYLNLNAATINITDGATVSVVPGFLGAGGDITNAAGGTINIDGGTLTLSNEFNGNQAVYNITNGTLSVGHDFNGNQAVYNIYKGGVLDAGTNYSNINAGRFNIEGGTVIFSGIANIDGGNKVDFHNIPGGQLVIGSTSLSDLSGDSLNVENFVYGDQIKIASSTSYSDDALSTAVSGDDLLIQSTVDGKTTTVVTIKGYATSSAANVEPAPTVTYSDGYILFGEQSDTGACFLAGSMVRTPQGDVAVEDVRIGDEVIAFDWKNNKDITRSAVWVGKARAVVRPDLHDDEAGWPVRILKDAITAGVPYKDMLITAEHCLFFKDRFVPVRMLVNGVSIFYDKSITSYDYYHVETEQHSVIRADGMLTESYLDTGNRSSFRQEGSVIMLGGKPRTWEHDAGAPLCVDRSFVEPLFRALEWRENSVVGAQIPSDTMELTDDPDLHLVTDTGATVRPMRKTAHQYSFMLPPDTQSVRIVSRASRPSDVIGPFVDDRRHMGVAVADVHLLCAKRQFDITSHLQAEKPEGWHETDWTDCAWTNGNAELPLGDHLSHGKMGILSMIIRAAGPYVVNDQQTTRVKTKSA from the coding sequence ATGGCAGATAATGTAACAACCGTTTCCACCAATACAAGTTGGACAAACTACAACGGCGGCGGCACGCAATCCACTGATACCCCACCAGATAACGCGACAGCCGGTTTGGGCACAGGCCCAACGCTGAACGTAACCAATGGTGCGTTGCTTGAAATTTCAGGCTACCTCAACCTCAATGCGGCAACCATTAATATTACAGATGGCGCCACTGTTTCTGTTGTGCCTGGTTTCCTCGGGGCAGGTGGAGATATCACCAACGCGGCTGGGGGCACCATTAATATTGATGGCGGCACACTTACCCTAAGCAATGAATTCAACGGCAATCAGGCCGTTTACAATATTACCAATGGCACATTATCCGTTGGTCATGATTTTAACGGCAACCAGGCTGTTTACAATATTTACAAAGGTGGCGTGCTAGATGCAGGCACCAATTATTCCAACATCAATGCTGGACGCTTTAATATTGAAGGCGGCACGGTTATATTCTCTGGCATTGCCAATATTGATGGCGGCAACAAAGTTGATTTCCACAACATCCCCGGTGGGCAACTTGTTATTGGCAGCACATCTTTAAGCGATCTTTCAGGAGATTCCCTGAATGTCGAAAACTTTGTGTATGGAGACCAGATCAAGATTGCCTCCAGCACATCTTATAGTGATGATGCGCTGTCCACTGCCGTAAGTGGGGATGATCTGCTTATCCAGTCCACCGTTGATGGTAAAACCACCACGGTTGTAACCATTAAAGGGTATGCAACATCTTCCGCCGCCAATGTAGAGCCCGCCCCCACCGTAACCTACAGCGATGGCTACATTCTGTTTGGTGAACAGAGTGATACAGGCGCATGTTTTCTGGCAGGCAGCATGGTGCGCACCCCGCAGGGTGATGTGGCAGTGGAAGATGTTCGCATCGGCGATGAAGTTATCGCCTTTGATTGGAAAAATAATAAGGATATTACCCGTTCTGCTGTCTGGGTCGGTAAGGCTCGTGCTGTGGTACGTCCTGATCTTCACGACGACGAAGCCGGTTGGCCAGTTCGTATCCTTAAAGACGCAATCACTGCTGGTGTTCCTTATAAGGACATGCTGATTACCGCTGAACATTGCCTGTTCTTCAAAGATCGGTTTGTGCCCGTACGTATGCTGGTCAATGGCGTGTCCATCTTCTATGACAAATCCATTACCTCCTACGATTATTACCATGTGGAAACAGAGCAGCATTCTGTTATCCGGGCAGACGGCATGCTGACCGAAAGCTATCTGGATACCGGGAACCGCTCTTCATTCCGTCAGGAAGGTTCCGTTATCATGCTGGGTGGAAAGCCTCGGACATGGGAACATGATGCCGGTGCGCCACTCTGTGTTGATCGTTCCTTTGTGGAGCCACTATTTCGAGCACTGGAATGGCGTGAAAACAGTGTGGTTGGCGCACAGATTCCGTCAGACACGATGGAACTCACGGATGATCCAGATCTGCATCTCGTAACGGATACAGGAGCTACTGTGCGACCGATGCGTAAGACGGCGCACCAGTATAGCTTCATGCTGCCGCCTGATACGCAGTCTGTGCGTATTGTCTCACGTGCCAGTCGTCCATCTGATGTGATTGGTCCGTTTGTGGATGATCGACGCCATATGGGGGTCGCTGTGGCTGATGTTCACCTGCTGTGCGCCAAGAGACAGTTTGATATCACTTCTCACCTTCAGGCCGAGAAGCCAGAAGGTTGGCATGAGACCGATTGGACAGATTGTGCATGGACAAATGGCAATGCCGAACTGCCTTTAGGGGATCATCTGTCACACGGGAAAATGGGGATACTTTCCATGATCATCCGTGCTGCTGGCCCTTATGTTGTGAATGATCAGCAAACGACACGTGTAAAAACAAAATCTGCTTAA
- a CDS encoding DUF6118 family protein, producing the protein MSETDPAERAFEDLCAEMTVLRRSVEALPQAWRDNRPPDYTEDLARVVKAMNAVSTRMKAIEASPTLKMTPQAYGQGIRQAGLSASQEMQATFQKAIGEVRGERQALAGIIGQANNRRDQWFYMIFIGIVAFLFGVGIAPPLFNHITWKNFNERVASFIIGGKNQWDSGAVMMQDAQPDQWSSFMWEDRLVQDNMPKIRDCQVTATQAGQAKSCVIAIKPEAQ; encoded by the coding sequence ATGTCCGAGACAGATCCAGCAGAGCGCGCGTTTGAGGATCTGTGTGCCGAAATGACGGTGCTCCGGCGCAGCGTGGAAGCGTTGCCGCAGGCGTGGCGGGACAACCGGCCGCCGGATTACACGGAGGATCTGGCTCGCGTCGTAAAAGCCATGAACGCGGTTAGTACGCGGATGAAAGCGATTGAGGCCAGTCCGACCCTGAAAATGACGCCCCAGGCGTATGGGCAGGGGATACGTCAGGCAGGGCTTTCTGCCAGTCAGGAAATGCAGGCGACGTTTCAGAAAGCGATCGGTGAGGTTCGGGGGGAGCGGCAGGCGTTAGCCGGTATCATCGGTCAGGCCAACAATCGACGTGATCAATGGTTTTACATGATTTTTATTGGAATCGTGGCATTTCTGTTTGGAGTAGGGATTGCACCGCCCCTGTTCAATCACATCACTTGGAAGAATTTTAATGAGCGGGTGGCATCGTTCATTATCGGAGGCAAGAACCAGTGGGATTCCGGAGCTGTGATGATGCAAGATGCACAGCCCGATCAATGGAGCAGCTTTATGTGGGAGGATCGGCTGGTGCAGGACAATATGCCAAAAATCAGAGACTGTCAGGTCACAGCGACACAAGCCGGTCAAGCCAAGTCCTGTGTGATCGCCATCAAGCCAGAAGCACAGTAG
- a CDS encoding Mu transposase C-terminal domain-containing protein yields MPETVDELDTLLVMVARPRTVHRDGIRFEGLRYFDPTLAAYVGETVMIRYDPRDMGEIRVFHRNTFLCRAVSADHAGYSITLKDIQTARIAHRRHLRNQIAERKACVADFFPSPVFRPTQPVVPVTLSGNEAKGRQKGRRLRIYSEGD; encoded by the coding sequence ATGCCCGAGACCGTGGATGAACTGGATACGCTACTGGTCATGGTTGCCAGGCCCCGCACGGTCCATCGGGACGGCATTCGTTTCGAAGGACTGCGATATTTTGATCCGACACTCGCAGCCTATGTCGGCGAGACCGTGATGATTCGTTACGATCCGCGCGATATGGGTGAGATCCGGGTTTTTCACCGCAATACCTTTCTCTGCCGGGCCGTGAGTGCAGACCATGCCGGGTACAGCATTACCCTGAAAGACATACAGACTGCCCGCATCGCCCATCGTCGGCATCTACGAAACCAGATTGCAGAAAGAAAGGCCTGTGTAGCAGACTTTTTTCCGTCTCCTGTCTTTCGTCCCACTCAGCCAGTGGTGCCGGTAACATTGTCCGGTAATGAAGCCAAAGGACGGCAGAAAGGGAGACGTCTGCGCATTTACAGCGAGGGGGACTGA
- a CDS encoding AAA family ATPase, with protein sequence MRTARTTSFIATQEHRRFSEFADAVRKHRYIGLCHGPPGVGKTLSARRYTHWQVVGKTLEEWGPRGSDQAKVNAHLAKSRAIFFTPTVSCSVQELRHDVPALIACAEICIDDHVRPHVQGQVRIIDHTTRYIELLIVDEAERLSVTALEWLRDLFDRQGISLIFIGMPGIDKRMARYPQLFSRVGFSHHYRPLQDQELTFVLTRRWRDLGLSLDDVDFTDAQAVAAIVRLTGGNFRLLHRLFIQIERIMRLNELTVITEDVVEAARSTLVIGVT encoded by the coding sequence ATGCGCACAGCACGGACTACCAGCTTTATCGCGACCCAGGAGCATCGTCGCTTCAGTGAGTTTGCAGATGCCGTTCGCAAACATCGCTATATTGGCCTATGTCATGGCCCTCCCGGGGTCGGGAAGACACTTTCCGCCCGTCGATACACCCATTGGCAAGTAGTTGGGAAAACCTTGGAGGAATGGGGACCGCGCGGATCGGACCAAGCAAAGGTCAATGCTCACCTCGCAAAATCCCGAGCCATTTTCTTTACCCCCACGGTCAGTTGCAGCGTGCAGGAGTTGAGACATGACGTGCCAGCACTTATTGCCTGTGCCGAGATCTGCATCGATGATCATGTACGCCCTCATGTCCAAGGCCAAGTGAGGATCATCGACCACACGACCCGCTATATTGAACTGCTAATCGTCGATGAGGCGGAGCGGTTGAGCGTGACGGCGCTGGAATGGTTGCGTGACCTGTTCGATCGACAAGGTATCAGTCTTATCTTCATCGGTATGCCCGGGATTGACAAACGAATGGCGCGCTACCCACAACTTTTCAGTCGGGTGGGCTTTTCCCATCATTATAGACCCCTCCAAGATCAGGAACTGACATTTGTGCTGACAAGGCGTTGGCGCGATCTTGGTCTTTCACTCGACGATGTTGATTTTACCGACGCTCAGGCGGTCGCCGCGATCGTGCGACTGACTGGGGGTAATTTCCGGCTGTTGCATCGTCTTTTTATCCAGATCGAACGCATCATGCGCCTCAACGAGCTGACCGTTATCACTGAAGATGTGGTCGAGGCTGCCCGTAGTACCCTTGTGATCGGTGTCACTTAG